A window from Apostichopus japonicus isolate 1M-3 chromosome 2, ASM3797524v1, whole genome shotgun sequence encodes these proteins:
- the LOC139955621 gene encoding uncharacterized protein codes for MELSDTSSDDTVLLGPIESAVSDVFPLLPTYKIKEMLELLIRAGVESVADLKYVTEEDLHNLKPIQRRKLLKAWSTRVEDTTPSELNHQLELGMEDFQLVGSVASSESSSSSPGTPTSLKKHWVETFTVQWNKMPKNLSDSLKKCTRPSPRDRKEMIRIICDDIMKKNRNPGRKNLAIISKTIVDSYPASFRDDIGGEVIGDGFESVLKQMENRINNLRRTETYLPGTSSLTSTSDDESSEQKPKRAKKRDSYGCQNWQPKGLPEREDETSQKRRTLELKEMYENEDKWDEEIIQMNMKLLYFTIRTMINTNSITLIGIIEEYPFLLESIGMMSHFHELVGIELMPTLSKSLDTKGQSVMQYLRKVATKKPALKDVFDAIEVARAETNDLTPEMPGLIWLLTCYFGEKVDTLLYLSKETSSDQEAVSGLNSPSPCIVVSGTKLLAGRKYMIAVDKVVVNHLIADFQSALAYLFATYYVLNIQYPADSCVTLEFIQRCFVGINPPTSGKSRKSSAINPKVLSLLGHIKDESTK; via the exons ATGGAACTGTCAGATACATCTTCAGATGATACTGTTCTTCTTGGTCCAATTGAGAGTGCTGTGAGTGATGTCTTTCCACTACTGCCCACCTACAAGATTAAGGAGATGCTAGAACTGCTCATAAGAGCAGGAGTTGAAAGTGTTGCAGATTTAAAGTATGTTACAGAAGAGGATCTCCACAATTTGAAACCAATTCAGCGGAGAAAGCTTTTGAAAGCTTGGTCTACAAGGGTTGAAG ATACTACCCCAAGTGAACTAAATCACCAACTGGAGTTGGGAATGGAAGATTTTCAACTAGTCGGATCAGTTGCTTCTTCAGAGTCATCCAGCTCAAGTCCAGGAACTCCTACCTCACTAAAGAAGCACTGGGTGGAAACTTTTACAGTCCAGTGGAACAAAATGCCTAAGAACTTAAGTGATTCATTAAAGAAATGTACAAGGCCATCACCAAGAGACAGAAAGGAAATGATACGAATAATATGTGATGACATCATGAAGAAAAATCGCAATCCGGGCCGTAAGAATCTTGCcattatttcaaaaacaattgttGATTCTTACCCAGCAAGCTTTAGAGATGACATAGGCGGTGAAGTTATTGGAGATGGCTTTGAATCTGTACTTAAGCAAATGGAAAACAGAATCAACAACCTGAGACGGACTGAAACATATCTGCCAGGAACGTCTTCATTGACCAGCACATCAGATGATGAGTCTTCAGAACAGAAGCCTAAGCGAGCAAAAAAACGAGACTCTTATGGTTGTCAGAACTGGCAACCAAAAGGGTTGCCAGAGAGGGAAGACGAAACATCTCAAAAAAGGAGAACCCTTGAACTAAAGGAAATGTATGAAAATGAAGATAAGTGGGATGAAGAAATCATTCAGATGAACATGAAACTGTTGTATTTCACTATCCGCACAATGATCAATACAAACAGCATAACCCTCATAGGGATAATAGAAGAATACCCATTTCTCCTGGAAAGCATTGGTATGATGAGCCACTTTCATGAATTGGTTGGTATTGAACTGATGCCTACTCTTTCTAAATCTTTAGATACCAAAGGTCAGTCTGTTATGCAATATTTGAGGAAAGTTGCTACAAAAAAGCCAGCTTTAAAAGATGTTTTTGATGCCATAGAAGTTGCCAGAGCAGAAACAAACGATCTTACTCCTGAGATGCCTGGATTAATCTGGCTACTTACTTGCTACTTTGGGGAGAAAGTAGATACCCTGTTGTACCTATCAAAG GAGACAAGCAGTGATCAGGAGGCTGTTTCTGGCTTGAACTCTCCATCACCCTGTATTGTTGTTTCGG GAACCAAACTGTTGGCCGGGCGGAAGTATATGATCGCAGTTGACAAGGTAGTTGTCAATCATCTTATTGCTGATTTTCAGAGTGCCCTTGCCTACCTCTTTGCCACATACTATGTTTTAAACATTCAGTATCCTGCAGACAGCTGTGTGACATTGGAGTTCATCCAGAG gtgCTTTGTTGGAATCAACCCACCCACATCAGGAAAAAGTAGGAAATCCTCAGCCATAAATCCCAAAGTGTTGTCTCTTTTGGGACATATCAAGGATGAGTCaacaaagtaa